CAGTAGTTGTTTCAGGAGTACCATAACCCATCATGCCTATTTTCATACGAATTTGATTAATGAAAATAACCGTGGTATTCATTTTATGCACAATACCAGTTAGTTTTCTTAAAGCTTGACTCATTAATCTTGCTTGAAGTCCTACATGCTGATCGCCCATATCTCCTTCAATTTCTGCTTTTGGAGTTAAAGCAGCAACGCTATCTACTACGATTAAATCAATAGCCCCACTTCTTGCTATAGTTTCTACTATCTCTAAAGCTTGTTCACCAAAATCAGGTTGAGAAATATATAAATTTTCAGTATCTACGCCTAAATTTTTTGCATATCTTACATCAAGAGCATGTTCTGCATCTATAAAAGCACAAACCCCGCCTGCTTTTTGGCATTCTGCTATGATGTGTAAAGTAAGTGTAGTTTTACCAGAGCTTTCAGGCCCATAAATTTCTATAATCCTTCCTTTTGGAACCCCACCAATTCCTAAAGCTAAATCAAGTCCTACTGAACCCGTAGGAATAGAATCAATTTTTTCAACTTCTTTATCACCAAGTCTTAAAATAGTCCCTTTACCAAAGGTTTTATCAAGACTTTTCAATGCTGCATCTAATGATTTTTTTTTATTATCATCCATGATTGTTTTCCTTTTTTAATATGTTTAAAATTGTATCAAAAAGAAATTTAATATAAGTTTTATTTTTAATTTTGATAAAATACTTTTTAAAAATTAAGGATAATAATGAAAAATATTACCATAGCACATTCTCCTGATGCTGATGATATTTTTATGTATATGGCTGTGAAATTTGGCTGGGTTGGAAATTCTTATAAATACAAAAAC
The genomic region above belongs to Campylobacter peloridis LMG 23910 and contains:
- the recA gene encoding recombinase RecA is translated as MDDNKKKSLDAALKSLDKTFGKGTILRLGDKEVEKIDSIPTGSVGLDLALGIGGVPKGRIIEIYGPESSGKTTLTLHIIAECQKAGGVCAFIDAEHALDVRYAKNLGVDTENLYISQPDFGEQALEIVETIARSGAIDLIVVDSVAALTPKAEIEGDMGDQHVGLQARLMSQALRKLTGIVHKMNTTVIFINQIRMKIGMMGYGTPETTTGGNALKFYASVRLDVRKTATLKQNDEPIGNRVKVKVAKNKVAPPFKQAEFDVMFGEGLSREGELIDYGVKLDIIDKSGAWFSYKASKLGQGRENAKAFLKENPNIANEITQAIQNSIGIDNVILGAKEDEEGEE